A region of the Sphingobium sp. HWE2-09 genome:
GCGTGTCGCGGGCCGCCAGAGCTGCCTCCAGCTCGGCGATGCGGGCGTCCTTATCGACGGGGGAAGAGCCTCGATCCGACACCCTGGAATAGTATCAAAGCGGCACCGCCGATGCCAGATAAACCCACAGGAATCCGTACTTTTTAGCCCGCCAGCAGCGGCGCGGCTGTCCGTTCCGGGCGTCTCCAGTCTATGCCTTCAAGCAGCATCGAAAGCTGCGCCGAGGTCAGGCCGACCTTGCCCGTCTTCGTCACTGGCCAGACGAACCGGCCACGGTCCATCCGCTTGGAAAACAGGCATAGGCCCTGGCCATCATACCAGAGCAGCTTCACCAGATCGCCACGCTTGCCCCGGAAGGCAAATAGCGCACCAGAATGCGGGCTCTGTTCCAGCACCTGCTGGGCTAGCACTGCCAGACCGTCAAAACCCTTGCGCATGTCGGTCGCGCCGCAGGCCAGATAGATCCGGGTGGAAGGCGGCAGTGGGATCATCGCGTGAGAACGGCAACGACCCGTGCCAGGGCCTCGGCATCGACACCGGCGTCCACGGTCAGCTTCACGCCCGAGGGCAGTTCGATCCCGATAGGACTGCCGGGCGCCGACAGTGCCGGAACCGGTGCTGAGAGCTCGACCTCCGCGAAAGTGGGCAATGCTGCTGGTCTGGCACCGCCAAGCTCACCCGACATTGCCTGCCGCCGCCAGGTGTAGATCGAACCGCTACCGATCGCGTGTCGCTTGCAGGCGTCGCCAACCGAACCCTCGGGGCCAAAGGCATCGCGCAGGATCGACAGCTTCTGCTCCACTGTCCAGCGGCGCCGACCTGCAACGACCTCAATCCGAGTGCTCATACGACCGCT
Encoded here:
- the tnpB gene encoding IS66 family insertion sequence element accessory protein TnpB (TnpB, as the term is used for proteins encoded by IS66 family insertion elements, is considered an accessory protein, since TnpC, encoded by a neighboring gene, is a DDE family transposase.) translates to MIPLPPSTRIYLACGATDMRKGFDGLAVLAQQVLEQSPHSGALFAFRGKRGDLVKLLWYDGQGLCLFSKRMDRGRFVWPVTKTGKVGLTSAQLSMLLEGIDWRRPERTAAPLLAG
- the tnpA gene encoding IS66-like element accessory protein TnpA, whose amino-acid sequence is MDNEIEGGPASSHMSAHTSGRMSTRIEVVAGRRRWTVEQKLSILRDAFGPEGSVGDACKRHAIGSGSIYTWRRQAMSGELGGARPAALPTFAEVELSAPVPALSAPGSPIGIELPSGVKLTVDAGVDAEALARVVAVLTR